The Streptomyces tsukubensis genome has a window encoding:
- a CDS encoding tRNA-dependent cyclodipeptide synthase, which translates to MFTLSPLPGGETFFPDRCGHALIGLSPWNGRYSRRYIEALVTWAHSRFPRIDVFTPGYEAAHTLVAAGFPVGEAVHRARRANTQLRNPALRALRNAGVTEPQTHVHTWTQLHARPAYTGARHRVQRAYASDPVVRRACRDTAREAVRGAGQREPDESAIDLAVSYALAELPLVTEGPDIFGVPSSAFLYHRDMALIRPLISGESKSLVPHAGQRYAIATWEAETA; encoded by the coding sequence ATGTTCACTCTCTCTCCGCTGCCGGGGGGTGAAACGTTCTTTCCTGACCGGTGCGGGCATGCCCTGATCGGGCTGAGCCCCTGGAACGGCCGGTACAGCCGCCGTTACATCGAGGCGCTGGTGACGTGGGCACACTCGCGTTTTCCGAGAATCGACGTCTTCACCCCGGGGTACGAGGCGGCGCACACCCTGGTCGCCGCCGGCTTTCCCGTCGGCGAGGCGGTGCATCGCGCACGGCGGGCGAACACTCAACTGCGCAACCCGGCACTGCGTGCGCTGCGGAACGCAGGAGTCACCGAACCGCAGACCCACGTACACACCTGGACGCAGTTGCACGCCCGGCCTGCGTACACCGGAGCACGCCACAGGGTCCAACGCGCCTATGCCTCCGACCCTGTGGTCAGACGGGCCTGCCGGGACACCGCGCGCGAGGCGGTGCGCGGGGCGGGGCAGCGTGAGCCGGACGAGTCCGCGATCGACCTGGCCGTGAGCTACGCCCTGGCCGAACTTCCGCTCGTGACCGAAGGGCCAGACATCTTCGGAGTCCCCTCGTCGGCATTCCTCTACCACCGCGACATGGCATTGATCCGTCCCCTGATCAGCGGCGAGAGCAAGTCTCTCGTTCCGCACGCCGGGCAGAGGTACGCGATCGCCACCTGGGAGGCCGAGACAGCGTGA
- a CDS encoding EF-hand domain-containing protein, translating into MTSAVKSQKFNTLFDWFDQDRDGQLTQGDMQAMAGLFAALAQGERESATAMRDAFERWWQLLLTHGDTDGDGRVSRDEFIAAMEANVTSPENFGSAVLAIADATMQALDTDGDGVLSREEYVSMASRLSVSPVNSAAGFQKLDRDGDGVISHEEYRTALSEFFLSADLDAPGNWLLGPIDSAA; encoded by the coding sequence ATGACGAGTGCAGTGAAGAGTCAGAAGTTCAACACCCTCTTCGACTGGTTCGACCAGGACCGGGACGGGCAGCTCACCCAGGGCGACATGCAGGCGATGGCGGGGCTGTTCGCGGCACTGGCCCAGGGCGAGCGCGAAAGCGCCACAGCGATGCGCGACGCGTTCGAGCGGTGGTGGCAGTTGCTCCTCACGCACGGAGACACCGACGGGGACGGCCGGGTCTCCCGCGATGAGTTCATTGCCGCGATGGAGGCCAACGTCACGTCCCCCGAGAACTTCGGCAGCGCGGTGCTCGCCATCGCCGACGCGACGATGCAAGCGCTGGACACGGACGGAGACGGGGTTCTGAGCCGGGAAGAGTACGTGAGCATGGCGAGCCGGCTGAGTGTCTCGCCGGTCAACTCCGCGGCGGGGTTCCAGAAACTCGACCGGGACGGTGACGGGGTGATCAGTCATGAGGAGTACCGGACGGCGCTCTCGGAGTTCTTCCTCAGCGCCGACCTCGACGCTCCGGGCAACTGGTTGCTCGGTCCGATCGACTCGGCTGCCTGA
- a CDS encoding cytochrome P450 yields MSVPDQSNPRIEQDLPLPYPFPLGDLGKLPPLIQWAQKSRPVCPVLMPSGSRVWMLTRKNDIAAVFADPRFSRNLLAPGSPRISGDDVTAVGRGLFNLDPPDHTRVKQVISPYFTRRATQTYLPLICERAHALLDTMAAGPNPTDLVTAYAARLQLTVMRGVLGVPPELYDTYEQLFPTGASISAGPEATGNETQEIQRFVAEVIAARRRGPLLDDPLGALLRAVDAGVISEEEMAGTAFVLFFTGSDAVVAPTTTGSMILMLHRKQLRECLDDPELWPRAAEEVLRYYHNGVLGFPLVATEDVELHGQVVRRGEAVVASMQAATWDPEHVKNPEKFNIHRSADAAATFGAGPHYCLGSQFARGYLHAALRALFERFPTLYLAVDEHHVPWRNDVIFVRPVCLPVAW; encoded by the coding sequence GTGAGCGTCCCGGACCAGAGCAACCCGCGCATCGAGCAGGACCTTCCGCTGCCCTACCCCTTTCCGCTGGGGGACCTGGGCAAGCTGCCGCCATTGATCCAGTGGGCACAGAAGTCCCGGCCGGTGTGTCCGGTGCTGATGCCCAGCGGAAGCCGTGTCTGGATGCTGACCCGTAAGAACGACATCGCCGCTGTGTTCGCCGACCCACGTTTCTCCCGCAACCTCCTGGCCCCCGGCAGCCCCCGTATCTCGGGCGACGACGTGACCGCCGTCGGGCGCGGACTGTTCAACCTCGATCCGCCCGACCACACCCGCGTCAAGCAGGTCATCAGCCCGTACTTCACCCGTCGGGCGACGCAGACGTACCTCCCTCTGATCTGTGAACGGGCCCACGCCCTGCTGGACACGATGGCGGCTGGGCCGAACCCGACCGACCTCGTCACCGCCTACGCGGCCCGGCTCCAGCTCACGGTGATGCGCGGGGTCCTGGGCGTTCCTCCCGAGCTCTATGACACATACGAACAACTGTTCCCGACCGGCGCCAGTATCAGCGCGGGACCGGAGGCGACCGGGAACGAGACCCAGGAGATCCAGCGGTTCGTGGCAGAGGTCATCGCGGCGCGACGTCGCGGACCGTTACTCGATGATCCGCTCGGCGCCCTCCTGCGGGCCGTCGACGCAGGCGTCATCAGCGAGGAGGAGATGGCGGGCACGGCCTTCGTGCTGTTCTTCACCGGCTCGGACGCGGTCGTCGCACCCACCACCACCGGATCGATGATCCTCATGCTCCACCGCAAGCAGCTCAGGGAATGCCTCGACGATCCCGAGCTGTGGCCTCGCGCGGCCGAGGAAGTACTGCGCTACTACCACAACGGCGTCCTGGGCTTCCCCCTCGTCGCCACCGAGGACGTGGAACTGCACGGCCAGGTCGTCCGCCGGGGCGAGGCCGTCGTCGCCTCCATGCAGGCCGCCACCTGGGACCCCGAACACGTCAAGAACCCGGAGAAGTTCAACATCCACCGGAGCGCCGACGCCGCAGCGACCTTCGGTGCCGGACCCCACTACTGCCTGGGTTCCCAGTTCGCCCGCGGCTACCTCCACGCAGCGCTGCGCGCCTTGTTCGAACGCTTCCCCACGTTGTACCTGGCTGTCGACGAGCACCACGTGCCCTGGCGCAACGACGTCATCTTCGTACGCCCC